DNA sequence from the Verrucomicrobiota bacterium genome:
CAACCATTTTAATTTTCGATTTGCGATTGCGGATTTGGGATTTCAAACCGAACAACAAAGAACAAACACCTATTGCGTGAAACGTGAAGCGTGATGCGTGAATTCGCCCGTGCGCGGCTCTGTGAATCAGGGATCACGTTTCACGCATCACGTATCACGAGTTTATGTCCGACATTCTGAACAAGGCAATTGTGCTTGTGCTCAACCGCAACTGGCAGGCGATCAACATTCGCACGCCGCAGGAGGCGTTCTGCATGATGGCCACCAACGTGGCCACGGCGCTCGATATCGAGAGCGAGAGCCACATCCGTCCCGTGACGTGGGACGAATGGCTCACGC
Encoded proteins:
- a CDS encoding HNH endonuclease; protein product: MSDILNKAIVLVLNRNWQAINIRTPQEAFCMMATNVATALDIESESHIRPVTWDEWLT